In the Pseudoalteromonas sp. A25 genome, AATAAAAAAAGCAAAGCGTGCATCCCAACGTGACACCTAGTAATGTAAGAATTATCACAAACTGCAATGAGAAAAATAAGCTAACACCGATAATTAACAGCGCGTGACTTGATAAAAAAAGCAAGATAAAGGGCGCATTCTTCATGATTTAACAGGTCCTTTTAGCGACTAAAAGACCACGTAAATGATAGTTTATAATATTTGATGAAGCCAAATTTGTGTATAAAAAAAGCCTGTAAAAACAGACTTTTTTTTATACAAAGAGGTGATTATTTGCGACGCATCAAATCAAAAAACTCGTCGTTAGTTTTGCTCATTGATAGCTTATCAATAAGGAACTCCATTGCGTCGATTTCTGACATTTCATGAACAATCTTGCGTAAGATCCACATCTTTTGTAGCTCATCCGCTTTCGTCAAGAGTTCTTCGCGACGGGTACCTGAACGATTAAAGTCAATAGCAGGGAATACGCGCTTCTCCGCAATCTTACGATTAAGGTGTAACTCCATGTTACCTGTGCCTTTAAACTCTTCGTAGATAACTTCATCCATTTTAGAGCCTGTATCGATAAGCGCTGTAGCGATAATTGTTAAGCTGCCGCCTTCTTCAACATTACGCGCCGCACCAAAGAAACGCTTTGGTTTGTGTAAAGCGTTAGCGTCAACACCACCGGTTAATACTTTACCTGATGAAGGGATCACCGTGTTGTAAGCACGCGCTAAACGTGTAATTGAGTCAAGCAAGATGACGACATCTTTTTTGTGCTCTACCAAGCGCTTCGCTTTTTCGATAACCATTTCGGCAACTTGTACGTGGCGGTTAGCTGGTTCATCGAATGTTGATGCAATGACTTCGCCTTTTACAAGACGTTGCATTTCGGTTACTTCTTCAGGTCGCTCATCGATTAGCAATACCATTAGCGTTGCATCTGGGTTGTTATAGGTAATTGATTGAGCGATATTTTGTAAAAGCATCGTTTTACCCGCTTTAGGCGGAGCAACAATAAGGGCGCGTTGGCCTCTTCCTATTGGTGATGCTAAATCGAGTACTCGAGCCGTGATGTCTTCGGTACTACCATTGCCTCTTTCCATCACAAAACGTTCATTTGCGTGGATAGGGGTAAGGTTTTCGAATAATATTTTAGTACGAGAGTTTTCAGGTTTGTCGAAATTAACTTCGTTGACTTTTAATAAGGCAAAATAACGCTCACCATCTTTTGGCGGACGAATAAGGCCGCTGATGGTGTCACCTGTGCGCATACTAAAGCGTCGGATTTGGCTCGGTGATACATAAATATCATCTGGGCCTGCTAAGTAAGAAGCTTCTGAAGAGCGTAGAAAGCCAAAGCCATCTTGTAAAATTTCTAAAACACCGCCGCCGTAGATGTTTTCGCCACTCTTGGCGTGGGCTTTTAAAATGGCAAAAATTATGTCTTGTTTTCTTAGACGGGCTACGTTTTCGAGTCCCATAGACTCGGCTAGTTTTACAAGTTCATTAATTGACTTGTCTTTAAGTTCGCGTAAATGCATATTGGTGGGTTCTTTATTTCACTTGTCATTCTCGTTATTACGAGAGAGGTTGATTTGGTAAAGCTAAAGGTTAGTGATGTATAAATTAGCAGTTAGGCCGCTGGGCGTCCAGTCTTTATACAAATTTTGTGTTAAAAATATTGAAAGGACTGTATCTCTAAGCTGTGTGCACCTGTTTTTGTCTGAAAAAACAGGTGCACTGACAAATTAAGCGTTGCTATCTAAAAACTCGATTAACTGAGTTTTTGACAATGCGCCTACTTTAGTTGCTACAACTGCACCGTCTTTAAATAGCAAAAGGGTAGGAATACCGCGAATACCAAATTTAGGTGGTGTACCAGCATTTTGGTCAATGTTTAATTTACCTATAGTCACTTTATCAGCGTATTCTTCAGCTACTTCGTTCAGAATCGGAGCAATCATTTTACAAGGACCACACCATTCAGCCCAAAAATCTACTAGCACGGGCTTATCTGATTTAAGTACATCTGCTTCAAAGCTATCATCGGTAAGTTGAATTATTTTGTCGCTCATTGCGCTCTCCATTAGAATTTGGCGAATTATTTAATGCGTATTTAAACACTCTTGTTTCTTATTGCAAGTTTAAACGTTATGCTTTATCGCTATGACTAAGACACATTTGACCAATAAAAAATTTTCTGACTTTGCTTTAGCACCGGAAGTGGTCGCCGGTTTAACTGAGAATGGCTTCGAATATTGTACGCCAATCCAAGCAAAGTGTTTGCCTTTTATCATTGCTGGTCGCGATATCGCGGGCCAAGCTCAAACGGGGACAGGTAAAACTTTGGCTTTCTTAACAGCCACTTGCCACCGCTTGTTGCAAAAAGAAGGCGCATCCAGAAAACACCCAAGGGCACTGATCATGGCTCCCACTCGGGAGTTAGCGATTCAGATACATAAAGATGCAAAAGTTATTGCGCCACAGTGTAATTTAAAACTAGGTTTGATATATGGTGGCGAAGATTACGAAAAACAACGCACGCAACTAGAAAATGGGGTAGATATTTTAATTGGTACTACCGGGCGTTTGATCGATTTTTATAAGCAAGGCGCTTACA is a window encoding:
- the rho gene encoding transcription termination factor Rho gives rise to the protein MHLRELKDKSINELVKLAESMGLENVARLRKQDIIFAILKAHAKSGENIYGGGVLEILQDGFGFLRSSEASYLAGPDDIYVSPSQIRRFSMRTGDTISGLIRPPKDGERYFALLKVNEVNFDKPENSRTKILFENLTPIHANERFVMERGNGSTEDITARVLDLASPIGRGQRALIVAPPKAGKTMLLQNIAQSITYNNPDATLMVLLIDERPEEVTEMQRLVKGEVIASTFDEPANRHVQVAEMVIEKAKRLVEHKKDVVILLDSITRLARAYNTVIPSSGKVLTGGVDANALHKPKRFFGAARNVEEGGSLTIIATALIDTGSKMDEVIYEEFKGTGNMELHLNRKIAEKRVFPAIDFNRSGTRREELLTKADELQKMWILRKIVHEMSEIDAMEFLIDKLSMSKTNDEFFDLMRRK
- the trxA gene encoding thioredoxin TrxA; its protein translation is MSDKIIQLTDDSFEADVLKSDKPVLVDFWAEWCGPCKMIAPILNEVAEEYADKVTIGKLNIDQNAGTPPKFGIRGIPTLLLFKDGAVVATKVGALSKTQLIEFLDSNA